In Myxococcus fulvus, one genomic interval encodes:
- a CDS encoding ATP-binding protein, with the protein MSSDPRLKVFLSDGGEVFSSVQQGQYLWQTDPFDVETLNPAARRAFNRLLDRATASPPPDTGKLLLLLGESGSGKTHLVRAFRNSAHGQKRGFTGYMPMTVDAAHYDRYLLSNLIDSLDHHPYDVAQDDDSGMMYLSNLLMAQCTSLFAPLIEPEEKVLEDDELHGTVRAVADDLLSDPRFRGVEVDLLRALIYFQRRDPRINRRIFNWLRCEDITTEDRKVIGELVPRTSDDAPARMVEQLGRVMNALGHALVLCVDQIEDINDFEHRPQSENAFRRAMNTLAAIAGKVPNAVVVICCLSDYWESMRPSLNRAMLDRIENDPDPVTLERTVTAATARDMVARRLRFLYEQRGVEFRPEEPTYPIPPEGFEKLAGQRARDVLNECRRYREKAIELQRLPDAFPLPSRYTGSQSPKPPEGPTVDMDQMWTDFRATYKEKLPEDASDITALLAWAVEIGSEEMGGSPRFAVKTRNGDDLLDVAVHPSGKKLVLALCERRPHGGGLGRQMSEALTAARGKTPVLIRTSDFPSSTGTLVSDALSKLIRQGGRRVVLGDSDLRELVALRDFRAQHVGQAALAEWSRTARPVTRLKSVGDILGLEPLGPSLPPQGPTKDLPAREPEKRETRATEVTPPSATPPVPVHVRNENNFVPRQSGLFADAMVTTAATPTPRNASSPPPAPTTPAQPAKRPSGKVATVTPQASTPPAAGPKTAASDDEDTDLPAMKPAGNLLPDPDPTPVQRPEAPVNLVRKPRPTPAAGTPAVPNVVLTGPLRLGVSEGLLPQNVLLDTAELTKHSAFLGGSGSGKTTLALNTLEQLLLRGIPVILVDRKGDLAAYARPEAWEEPIEDATLRERRRLLRERVDVALYTPGRSDGRPLAIPIVPQGLETLPAEEREQGVQQAADAIAGMLDYRTSPNDKAAKAVLAQALRLLMSQSFGKEVTLELIQQFVMSQDPALLEATDGIPTKTHAKLAQDLSVLRINLRTLLAVSGERLDLDELLGRGVHGVPGRTRLSIISTKFLGDNSRILFWVSQLLLETHRWASQHPSPKLQAVILFDEADMYLPATSKPATKEPMESLLKRARSAGLGIMLATQSPGDFDYKCRENVRMWCVGRVKEDNALRKLQPMFTEARVDADAKLPGQKAGQFHVLREGKVQQLKADRSAISTNQLSEDEILLYARKSREAQAGGPQSTGTS; encoded by the coding sequence ATGTCCAGCGACCCTCGACTCAAGGTCTTCCTCTCCGACGGCGGCGAGGTCTTCAGCAGCGTCCAACAAGGCCAGTACCTCTGGCAGACCGACCCGTTCGACGTAGAAACCCTCAACCCCGCCGCGCGTCGCGCGTTCAACCGACTGTTGGACCGCGCGACGGCCTCACCACCTCCCGACACCGGGAAGCTCCTCCTCCTGCTCGGTGAATCTGGCAGCGGCAAGACCCACCTGGTGCGCGCCTTCCGCAACTCCGCACACGGTCAGAAGCGTGGCTTCACCGGCTACATGCCCATGACGGTGGATGCGGCACACTACGACCGCTATCTGCTGTCCAACCTCATCGACTCGCTCGACCATCATCCCTATGACGTGGCGCAGGATGACGACAGCGGGATGATGTACCTGTCGAACCTGCTGATGGCTCAGTGCACCAGCCTCTTCGCGCCGCTCATCGAGCCCGAGGAGAAGGTCCTGGAAGACGATGAGCTGCACGGCACCGTCCGCGCAGTGGCGGACGACCTGCTCTCCGACCCACGCTTCCGTGGCGTCGAGGTGGACCTGCTGCGAGCGCTCATCTACTTCCAGCGTAGGGACCCGCGCATCAACCGTCGCATCTTCAACTGGCTGCGCTGCGAGGACATCACGACCGAGGACCGGAAGGTCATCGGCGAGCTCGTCCCACGCACCTCCGACGACGCGCCCGCTCGCATGGTCGAGCAACTGGGACGCGTCATGAATGCGCTGGGGCACGCGCTCGTCCTGTGCGTCGACCAGATTGAAGACATCAATGACTTCGAGCACCGGCCCCAGTCGGAGAACGCCTTCCGCCGGGCAATGAACACCCTGGCCGCCATCGCCGGCAAGGTGCCCAACGCTGTCGTGGTCATCTGCTGTCTGTCCGACTACTGGGAGTCGATGCGCCCGAGCCTCAATCGCGCCATGCTCGACCGCATCGAGAACGACCCGGACCCCGTGACGCTGGAGCGCACCGTCACCGCCGCCACCGCCCGTGACATGGTCGCCCGACGCCTGCGCTTCCTCTACGAGCAGCGCGGCGTGGAGTTCCGCCCCGAAGAGCCCACCTATCCCATTCCTCCTGAGGGCTTCGAGAAGCTCGCCGGCCAGCGTGCCCGGGACGTGCTGAACGAGTGCCGTCGCTACCGCGAGAAGGCCATCGAACTGCAGCGCCTCCCGGACGCATTCCCGCTGCCGAGCCGCTACACGGGCTCGCAGTCGCCGAAGCCACCCGAGGGCCCTACCGTCGACATGGACCAGATGTGGACGGACTTCCGCGCCACCTACAAGGAGAAGCTCCCCGAGGACGCGTCCGACATCACCGCCCTGCTCGCATGGGCCGTCGAGATCGGAAGCGAGGAGATGGGAGGCTCGCCGCGCTTCGCGGTGAAGACGCGCAACGGAGACGACCTGCTGGATGTGGCCGTGCATCCTTCTGGCAAGAAGCTCGTACTCGCGCTGTGCGAGCGTCGTCCGCACGGAGGCGGATTGGGTCGACAGATGAGCGAAGCCCTCACCGCCGCGAGAGGGAAGACTCCGGTGCTCATCCGGACCTCGGACTTCCCTTCGTCCACGGGGACCCTCGTCTCGGACGCCTTGAGCAAGCTCATCCGGCAGGGTGGGCGACGCGTGGTGCTGGGGGACAGTGACCTCCGAGAGCTGGTCGCGCTCCGTGACTTCCGTGCCCAGCACGTCGGGCAGGCGGCGCTCGCGGAGTGGAGCCGCACCGCGCGCCCCGTCACTCGACTGAAGTCCGTGGGTGACATCCTCGGCCTGGAGCCGCTCGGCCCTTCGCTCCCGCCTCAGGGTCCCACGAAGGACCTGCCCGCGCGTGAGCCCGAGAAGCGCGAGACCAGGGCCACCGAGGTGACGCCTCCGTCCGCGACACCTCCCGTGCCTGTTCACGTCAGGAACGAGAACAACTTCGTTCCCCGGCAGTCAGGGCTGTTCGCGGACGCCATGGTGACGACCGCCGCGACGCCGACACCTCGCAACGCATCGAGCCCTCCTCCCGCGCCGACGACTCCCGCCCAGCCCGCGAAGCGTCCCTCAGGAAAGGTCGCCACCGTCACGCCGCAAGCGAGCACCCCACCCGCCGCCGGCCCGAAGACGGCTGCCTCCGATGATGAGGACACGGACCTCCCAGCAATGAAGCCCGCGGGCAATCTGCTACCCGACCCGGACCCCACACCGGTCCAGCGCCCCGAGGCCCCCGTCAACCTGGTCCGCAAGCCTCGCCCGACACCCGCGGCGGGAACCCCCGCCGTCCCGAACGTGGTGCTCACCGGACCCCTGCGCCTGGGCGTCTCCGAGGGATTGCTCCCCCAGAACGTCCTGCTCGACACCGCCGAGCTGACGAAGCACAGCGCCTTCCTCGGTGGCTCGGGCAGCGGCAAGACGACGCTCGCGCTCAACACGCTGGAGCAGCTCCTGCTCCGAGGCATCCCCGTCATCCTCGTGGACAGGAAGGGCGACCTCGCCGCGTACGCCCGCCCCGAGGCCTGGGAGGAGCCCATCGAGGACGCCACGCTGCGCGAGCGGCGCCGGCTCCTGCGTGAGCGCGTCGACGTCGCGCTCTACACGCCGGGGCGCTCGGATGGCAGACCCCTGGCGATTCCCATCGTCCCCCAGGGACTGGAGACACTCCCCGCCGAGGAGCGCGAGCAGGGCGTCCAGCAAGCCGCGGATGCCATCGCCGGCATGCTCGACTACCGGACCAGCCCCAACGACAAGGCCGCGAAGGCCGTGCTCGCGCAAGCGCTCCGGCTGCTGATGAGCCAGTCTTTCGGGAAGGAGGTCACCCTCGAGCTCATCCAGCAGTTCGTCATGTCGCAGGACCCCGCGCTGCTGGAGGCCACGGACGGGATTCCCACCAAGACCCACGCCAAGCTGGCCCAGGACCTCAGCGTGCTGCGCATCAACCTGCGCACGCTGCTGGCCGTGAGCGGTGAACGGCTCGACCTGGATGAGCTGCTCGGACGCGGCGTCCACGGGGTGCCCGGTCGCACGCGGCTGAGCATCATCAGCACCAAGTTCCTCGGGGACAACTCGCGCATCCTCTTCTGGGTGTCGCAGCTCCTCCTGGAGACCCACCGCTGGGCCAGCCAGCACCCGTCGCCGAAGCTCCAGGCCGTGATTCTCTTCGACGAGGCGGACATGTACCTGCCCGCGACGAGCAAGCCCGCGACCAAGGAGCCGATGGAGAGCCTCCTCAAGCGCGCGCGCTCCGCGGGCCTCGGCATCATGCTCGCCACGCAGAGCCCGGGTGACTTCGACTACAAGTGCCGGGAGAACGTGCGCATGTGGTGCGTGGGCCGGGTGAAGGAGGACAACGCCCTCCGGAAGCTCCAGCCCATGTTCACCGAGGCGCGCGTCGACGCCGACGCCAAGCTCCCAGGACAGAAGGCCGGCCAGTTCCACGTCCTGCGCGAGGGCAAGGTCCAGCAACTCAAGGCGGACCGCTCGGCCATCAGCACGAACCAGCTCTCCGAGGACGAAATCCTCCTGTACGCGCGCAAGTCGCGCGAGGCACAGGCGGGTGGCCCCCAGAGCACCGGAACCTCCTGA
- a CDS encoding anthranilate synthase component I family protein codes for MSTRPLPPPLDRERFEALVAQGFNQVPVYRRWDIGAPRPVDLLRALPSHHRFLLESTRVSEEGRYSFLGASPFLRFVAKGPRCFIDDVPQPGAPLDTLRALFRQWRGPRVEGLPLFLGGAVGFFAYEANHYFEKLPVHPRDDLALPDIALSFVDTFLTVDHLEGHLLAIATGSDWEDCQRRLDALESLVRQATPTPPPAPPAPAAPLAEPRSNFTQQDYLDAVERVREYIRAGDTYQVNLSQRLEVDFPGEPLALYETLSATNPVHFASYLEGDGFHVVSASPERLVRVEHGRAVTRPIAGTRRRGTPEEEARFVQELRTSEKERAEHAMLVDLERNDLGRVCAYGTVVVTKLMEIVEYAHVLHIESEVTGQLTPDTEPLDVVGALFPGGTITGVPKIRTMQLITELEPHARGLYTGSLGYVSFSGDLDLNIVIRTLLVKNGRAYAQVGGGIVHDSQPRQEFKETLNKARSQLLALRASGATR; via the coding sequence ATGAGCACCCGGCCGCTTCCGCCACCGTTGGACCGCGAGCGCTTCGAGGCGCTCGTGGCCCAGGGCTTCAACCAGGTCCCCGTGTATCGACGGTGGGACATCGGTGCGCCGCGGCCCGTGGACCTGCTGCGCGCCCTCCCCTCGCACCACCGGTTCCTCCTCGAGTCCACCCGCGTCAGTGAAGAGGGGCGCTACTCCTTCCTCGGCGCGAGCCCCTTCCTGCGCTTCGTCGCCAAGGGCCCACGGTGCTTCATCGACGATGTGCCCCAGCCGGGTGCCCCGCTGGACACGCTGCGAGCCCTGTTCCGCCAGTGGCGCGGCCCCCGCGTCGAAGGGCTCCCGCTCTTCCTCGGCGGCGCCGTCGGCTTCTTCGCCTACGAGGCCAACCACTACTTCGAGAAGCTCCCCGTCCACCCTCGCGATGACCTGGCGCTGCCGGACATCGCCCTGTCCTTCGTGGACACCTTCCTCACGGTGGACCACCTCGAAGGACACCTCCTCGCCATCGCCACCGGCTCGGATTGGGAGGACTGTCAGCGACGCCTGGACGCGCTCGAATCCCTCGTGCGCCAGGCCACGCCCACCCCGCCTCCCGCGCCTCCCGCTCCCGCTGCGCCCCTCGCGGAGCCACGCTCCAACTTCACGCAGCAGGACTACCTGGACGCGGTGGAGCGCGTGCGCGAGTACATCCGGGCCGGAGACACGTATCAGGTCAACCTCTCGCAGCGACTCGAGGTCGACTTCCCCGGCGAGCCCCTCGCGCTCTACGAGACCCTGTCCGCCACCAACCCCGTCCACTTCGCCAGCTACCTCGAAGGAGACGGCTTCCACGTCGTGAGCGCCTCCCCCGAGCGACTGGTCCGCGTCGAGCACGGGCGCGCCGTCACCCGCCCCATCGCCGGCACCCGCCGCCGCGGCACGCCCGAGGAAGAAGCCCGCTTCGTCCAGGAGCTGCGCACCAGCGAGAAGGAGCGCGCCGAGCACGCCATGCTCGTGGACCTGGAGCGCAATGACCTCGGCCGCGTCTGCGCCTACGGCACCGTCGTGGTGACGAAGCTGATGGAGATCGTCGAGTACGCCCACGTCCTCCACATCGAATCCGAGGTGACGGGACAGCTCACGCCCGACACCGAGCCGCTCGACGTGGTGGGCGCGCTCTTCCCCGGCGGGACCATTACCGGCGTCCCCAAGATTCGCACCATGCAGCTCATCACCGAGCTGGAGCCGCACGCTCGCGGCCTCTACACGGGGTCGCTCGGCTACGTGTCCTTCAGCGGCGACCTGGACCTGAACATCGTCATCCGCACCCTGCTCGTGAAGAACGGCCGCGCCTATGCCCAGGTCGGCGGGGGCATCGTGCATGACTCGCAGCCTCGCCAGGAGTTCAAGGAGACGCTGAACAAGGCGCGCTCACAGCTCCTCGCCCTGCGCGCGAGCGGAGCCACGCGATGA
- a CDS encoding anthranilate synthase component II: MILLIDNFDSFTFNLVQALGAQGAKLKVVRNDTVTVRDIEALQPERIVISPGPGTPEDAGVSLEVIRAFGGRVPLLGVCLGHQCLGQVFGAKVVRAPVPVHGKTAEVQHENQGVFHGLPQPFVAARYHSLVVEREGLPDCLEVTAWHEGLIMGMRHKALPALEGVQFHPESFLTTHGPRLLANFLAARR; this comes from the coding sequence ATGATCCTCCTCATCGACAACTTCGACTCGTTCACCTTCAACCTCGTCCAGGCGCTCGGCGCGCAGGGCGCGAAGCTGAAGGTGGTGCGCAACGACACCGTCACCGTGCGCGACATCGAGGCCCTCCAACCCGAGCGCATCGTCATCTCCCCCGGCCCCGGGACTCCCGAGGACGCGGGCGTCTCGCTCGAGGTCATCCGCGCCTTCGGAGGACGTGTCCCCCTGCTCGGCGTGTGCCTGGGCCACCAGTGTCTGGGACAGGTCTTCGGCGCGAAGGTGGTCCGCGCTCCCGTCCCCGTGCATGGGAAGACCGCCGAGGTCCAGCACGAGAACCAGGGTGTGTTCCATGGACTCCCACAGCCCTTCGTCGCCGCGCGCTATCACTCGCTCGTGGTGGAGCGGGAGGGCCTGCCCGACTGCCTCGAGGTGACGGCCTGGCACGAGGGGCTCATCATGGGCATGCGGCACAAGGCGCTGCCCGCGCTGGAGGGCGTGCAGTTCCATCCCGAGTCCTTCCTCACCACCCACGGGCCACGACTGCTCGCCAACTTCCTGGCGGCTCGGCGCTGA
- a CDS encoding aminotransferase class IV, with product MFSTVAVNGEVKRWEDLRLHDFAQGFFFGAGFFTTFRIEDGSPLFLSRHLRRLAASLAAHTDTVRAPSPQLLEPASVRDTLRHCLAADPLLGPRFHGIGKLSASDGHLLLTLRPHAPDAERLQHEGRAILAVEHGAYRHAETSPNHKGLSYFRQFSRMQQLPVLANELAHACELPTANLFVLLDGALVTPPLDAPCLPGVIRAVLLDSGSIDGVPIVEQSLPLARLAEARACVFTNAAVLATGVPSLLGHALPESLSLAARLREHILAMASRED from the coding sequence ATGTTCTCCACCGTGGCGGTGAATGGAGAGGTGAAGCGCTGGGAGGACCTGCGCCTGCACGACTTCGCGCAGGGCTTCTTCTTCGGCGCGGGCTTCTTCACCACCTTCCGCATCGAGGACGGTTCTCCCCTCTTCCTGTCCCGTCATCTGCGTCGACTCGCCGCGAGCCTCGCGGCGCACACGGACACCGTCCGCGCGCCATCTCCCCAGCTGCTCGAACCCGCCTCCGTTCGGGACACCTTGCGACACTGCCTCGCCGCGGACCCGCTGCTCGGCCCCCGCTTCCATGGCATCGGCAAGCTGTCCGCGAGCGATGGGCACCTCCTGCTCACCCTCCGGCCCCACGCTCCCGACGCCGAGCGACTCCAGCACGAAGGACGCGCCATCCTCGCGGTGGAGCACGGCGCCTATCGTCACGCGGAGACGTCTCCGAACCACAAGGGCCTGTCGTACTTCCGGCAGTTCTCACGGATGCAACAGCTCCCCGTGCTGGCCAACGAGCTGGCTCACGCGTGCGAGCTGCCCACCGCGAACCTCTTCGTCCTCTTGGATGGCGCGCTCGTCACACCGCCGCTCGACGCGCCGTGCCTCCCCGGTGTCATCCGCGCGGTGCTCCTCGATTCGGGTTCCATCGATGGAGTCCCCATCGTGGAGCAGTCGCTTCCCCTCGCGCGGCTCGCGGAGGCGCGAGCCTGCGTCTTCACCAACGCCGCGGTGCTGGCCACCGGAGTACCGAGCCTCCTGGGCCACGCGCTGCCCGAGAGCCTGTCACTCGCGGCACGGCTCCGGGAGCACATCCTGGCGATGGCATCACGCGAGGACTGA
- a CDS encoding RBBP9/YdeN family alpha/beta hydrolase produces the protein MSRTLVVVHRWAGRPNTDFYPWLEEKLREPPAPFDDILTLDMPEPATPTIDGWVSTLTRTLGPVPPPSTVFLGHSVGCQTILRYLASMPEGHRVEGAVFVSGWFEVDKTWASLRPWLDTPIDFARVRAALGRAVVVLSDSDPFTSDWRRNRQLWEEHLGAEVIVVPGGRHFNNPREPAVLQAVQSHFGARPR, from the coding sequence ATGAGCCGCACCCTCGTCGTCGTGCACCGCTGGGCCGGACGTCCGAACACCGACTTCTACCCATGGCTCGAGGAGAAGCTGCGCGAGCCTCCCGCGCCCTTCGACGACATCCTCACGCTGGACATGCCCGAGCCCGCCACGCCGACCATCGACGGCTGGGTGTCCACGCTCACGCGCACGCTCGGCCCGGTGCCTCCGCCATCCACCGTGTTCCTGGGTCACAGCGTGGGCTGTCAGACCATCCTCCGCTATCTCGCCTCGATGCCCGAGGGACACCGGGTGGAGGGGGCCGTGTTCGTCTCCGGTTGGTTCGAGGTGGACAAGACGTGGGCCTCGCTGCGCCCCTGGCTCGACACGCCCATCGACTTCGCCCGCGTGCGCGCCGCGCTGGGCCGCGCCGTCGTCGTGCTCTCCGACAGCGACCCGTTCACCTCCGACTGGCGTCGCAATCGACAACTCTGGGAGGAGCACCTGGGCGCAGAGGTCATCGTCGTCCCCGGGGGACGCCACTTCAACAACCCACGAGAGCCCGCCGTGCTCCAAGCGGTGCAATCACATTTCGGCGCCCGTCCTCGATAG
- a CDS encoding pseudouridine synthase translates to MARKSRTPRWLEAARKRDAGAMADGRSDWLARALGRAGVMPRAEAEVAIRAGRVEVDGRVVTEPFAPVGPEQTVRVDGHEHTLTSVTRVLMFHKPAGPVVHGTDPEGVGTVFERLQAVLPESLRGYEWLAVGRLDRDTTGLLLFTNDERFVRHGTAPETHLPKRYVARVEGLPVESALQRLRDGVELEDGLTRPARAESRAPDVVELTLTEGRHHQVKRMLAAVGHPVLRLHREAVGAVVLDVAEGGWRELREPEVSEALGFGAQVESDESPHRE, encoded by the coding sequence ATGGCGCGCAAGAGCAGGACGCCCAGGTGGCTGGAAGCGGCGCGGAAGCGGGACGCGGGGGCGATGGCGGATGGGCGCTCGGACTGGCTGGCGCGGGCGCTGGGGCGCGCCGGGGTGATGCCTCGGGCGGAGGCGGAGGTGGCGATTCGCGCGGGGCGGGTGGAGGTGGACGGGCGGGTGGTGACGGAGCCCTTCGCGCCGGTGGGGCCGGAGCAGACGGTGCGGGTCGATGGGCACGAGCACACGCTGACGTCCGTGACGCGGGTGTTGATGTTCCACAAGCCCGCGGGCCCGGTGGTGCACGGCACGGACCCGGAGGGCGTGGGCACTGTGTTCGAGCGCCTGCAGGCGGTGCTGCCCGAGTCCCTGCGGGGCTACGAGTGGCTCGCCGTGGGGCGCCTGGACCGGGACACCACGGGGCTGTTGCTCTTCACCAATGACGAGCGCTTCGTGCGCCACGGCACGGCGCCGGAGACTCATCTGCCCAAGCGCTACGTGGCGCGAGTGGAGGGGCTGCCTGTCGAGTCCGCGCTCCAGCGACTGCGGGACGGCGTGGAGTTGGAGGACGGGCTCACGCGTCCGGCCCGGGCCGAATCAAGGGCTCCGGACGTGGTGGAGCTGACGCTGACGGAGGGACGGCACCACCAGGTGAAGCGGATGCTGGCGGCGGTGGGGCACCCGGTGCTCAGGCTCCATCGCGAGGCGGTGGGCGCCGTGGTGCTGGACGTGGCCGAGGGTGGATGGCGGGAGCTGCGGGAGCCGGAGGTCTCCGAGGCGCTGGGGTTCGGCGCTCAGGTGGAATCCGACGAGTCACCGCATCGTGAGTGA
- a CDS encoding threonine/serine exporter family protein — MAPRVAVPPEIAASLQHHPPPPGPSVAFTLRLAEALHRYGTPPHRLEGLMKRVSERLGLEGRFFSTPTSLFASFGPPEALRTSLIRVEPGDMDLERLTQLDVLADDVIHSRLTPAEGALRVEAILARPPRFGPVLQILCWALAGGAGARLFGGGLKEMAVATVSSLLIGILSEVTQRQPTTARVLEPVGAILSSALAVLAASVIGPLSIQVATLAGLIVLLPGLTLTVALNELATRHLISGTSRLTGAAVVFLQLGFGVALGSKLSVLLPPPVAPPPPSLPSWTQAVALLIAGVAIGVLFRARPRDWGWIAAAGTFAFFGARLGSEFLGPQLGAFVGALALGIAGNVLARLRNKPSVTVVVPGLMLLVPGSVGFRSLSSLLERDVVAGVDTAFNMLMVAVALVAGLLSANALVPTRKVM; from the coding sequence ATTGCGCCGCGTGTGGCTGTCCCTCCTGAAATCGCCGCTTCGCTCCAACATCACCCGCCACCGCCAGGGCCGTCCGTCGCCTTTACCCTGAGACTGGCCGAGGCGCTGCACCGCTACGGCACCCCCCCGCACCGCCTGGAGGGGCTGATGAAGCGCGTGTCCGAGCGCCTGGGCCTGGAGGGCCGCTTCTTCTCCACCCCCACGTCCCTCTTCGCGTCCTTCGGCCCGCCCGAGGCGCTGCGCACCAGCCTCATCCGCGTGGAGCCCGGGGACATGGACCTGGAGCGCCTCACGCAGCTCGACGTCCTGGCCGATGACGTCATCCACTCACGCCTCACGCCCGCCGAGGGCGCGCTGCGCGTGGAGGCCATCCTCGCCCGCCCTCCGCGCTTCGGGCCCGTGCTCCAGATTCTCTGCTGGGCGCTCGCCGGAGGAGCTGGCGCCCGTCTGTTCGGCGGAGGACTGAAGGAGATGGCGGTGGCCACGGTGAGCAGCCTGCTCATCGGAATCCTCAGTGAGGTGACGCAGCGCCAGCCCACCACCGCCCGCGTGCTCGAGCCCGTGGGCGCCATCCTCTCCTCCGCGCTCGCCGTGCTGGCCGCGAGCGTCATCGGCCCGCTGTCCATCCAGGTCGCCACCCTGGCGGGCCTCATCGTCCTGCTGCCGGGCCTGACGCTGACGGTGGCCCTCAACGAGCTGGCCACGCGCCACCTCATCTCCGGCACCTCGCGCCTCACGGGCGCCGCGGTGGTGTTCCTCCAGCTGGGCTTCGGCGTCGCGCTGGGCAGCAAGCTGTCCGTGCTGCTGCCGCCCCCCGTCGCCCCGCCGCCGCCCTCGCTGCCCTCCTGGACCCAGGCCGTGGCGCTGCTCATCGCGGGCGTCGCCATCGGCGTGCTGTTCCGCGCGCGGCCGCGGGACTGGGGCTGGATTGCCGCCGCGGGCACGTTCGCGTTCTTCGGGGCCCGCCTGGGCTCGGAGTTCCTGGGGCCGCAGCTGGGCGCCTTCGTGGGAGCGCTCGCGCTGGGCATCGCGGGCAACGTGCTGGCGCGGCTTCGCAACAAGCCCTCCGTCACCGTCGTCGTGCCCGGGCTGATGCTGCTGGTGCCCGGCAGCGTGGGCTTCCGCAGCCTGTCCTCGCTGCTCGAGCGCGACGTGGTGGCGGGCGTCGACACCGCCTTCAACATGCTGATGGTGGCGGTGGCCCTGGTGGCCGGACTGTTGTCCGCCAACGCCCTGGTGCCCACGCGCAAGGTGATGTGA
- a CDS encoding AI-2E family transporter codes for MASEQTARRVFTGLILLSLLLLALVIKPFAKGIFLAAVLAGAFYGLHVRLTRKLRGRKNISAGILCTAVILALLLPLGGLTAFVVAEVSSGAQFITKTVQQEGVEGLVQKLPGPVRKGAESLMERLPLEEQQLDQTIQEQVSNQGGTAARAVTGAVAATGSIAFQTVMMLIALFFFLTDGRALVHWIESVSPLRRGEALEIMREFRSVSGAVLLSSVVTAGVQAFAALVGFLIVQVPAPLFFAGVAFFMALIPAVGAAIVVLAAAALMFFSGHPWAALFLVIWGTVVVGLVDNIVKPLLAKRGMHQHGAIVFFSLLGGLAAFGTVGLLLGPLIVAFFLALVRIHERDYGRNHPTPASPPTPGPQDGGTHTARASDPAGALTSPGESH; via the coding sequence ATGGCTTCCGAGCAGACCGCCCGGCGTGTGTTCACCGGCCTCATCCTGCTGTCCCTGTTGCTGCTGGCGCTGGTCATCAAGCCCTTCGCCAAGGGCATCTTCCTGGCGGCGGTGCTCGCGGGCGCCTTCTACGGGCTGCACGTCCGGCTGACGCGCAAGCTGCGGGGGCGCAAGAACATCTCGGCGGGCATCCTCTGCACGGCGGTCATCCTCGCGCTGCTGTTGCCCCTGGGTGGGCTCACCGCGTTCGTGGTGGCGGAGGTGTCCTCCGGCGCGCAGTTCATCACCAAGACGGTGCAGCAGGAGGGCGTGGAGGGGCTGGTGCAGAAGCTGCCGGGCCCCGTGCGCAAGGGCGCCGAGAGCCTGATGGAGCGGCTGCCCCTGGAGGAGCAGCAGCTGGACCAGACCATCCAGGAGCAGGTGAGCAACCAGGGAGGGACGGCGGCGCGCGCGGTGACGGGGGCGGTGGCGGCCACGGGCTCCATCGCCTTCCAGACGGTGATGATGCTCATCGCCCTGTTCTTCTTCCTCACGGACGGGCGGGCGCTGGTGCACTGGATAGAGAGCGTATCGCCGCTCAGGCGCGGCGAGGCGCTGGAGATCATGCGCGAGTTCCGCAGCGTGTCCGGCGCGGTGCTGCTGTCGTCGGTGGTGACGGCGGGCGTGCAGGCCTTCGCCGCGCTCGTGGGGTTCCTCATCGTCCAGGTGCCCGCGCCGCTGTTCTTCGCGGGCGTGGCCTTCTTCATGGCGCTGATTCCCGCGGTGGGCGCGGCCATCGTCGTGCTGGCCGCCGCGGCGCTGATGTTCTTCAGCGGGCATCCATGGGCGGCGCTGTTCCTGGTCATCTGGGGCACGGTGGTGGTGGGGCTGGTGGACAACATCGTCAAGCCGCTGCTCGCCAAGCGCGGCATGCACCAGCACGGCGCCATCGTCTTCTTCTCGCTGCTGGGCGGCCTGGCCGCGTTCGGCACGGTGGGCCTGCTCCTGGGCCCGCTCATCGTCGCCTTCTTCCTGGCGCTGGTGCGCATCCACGAGCGCGACTACGGCCGCAATCACCCGACGCCCGCGAGCCCGCCGACGCCCGGCCCCCAGGATGGAGGCACGCACACCGCGCGGGCCTCGGACCCGGCAGGGGCGCTCACGTCTCCGGGCGAGAGCCACTGA